The following coding sequences are from one Reyranella humidisoli window:
- a CDS encoding Bug family tripartite tricarboxylate transporter substrate binding protein, with product MRLLRRAFALTLALGLATPALAQTADAKWPTKPIRLIVPFAAGGGTDLVARALAEKLGTALGQTVVVDNKPGASGIIAMEAAQKAPADGYTLVLGSASTVVVNPAVLPDLPYDPIKDFEHLADIGSATVVMVASPDYPVKDLRDVIALAKAKPGEVNYGTWGNGSTGHLCAEIIRAGTGINMTHVPYKGAAPVLNDVAAGHIKLGFSDVQSAVPMVKSGKVKVVVSCTRRSINFPDVPGFVEQGVDFDFVWRYDLMAPINTPKPIVQRLHAELMKILAMPDIKARWAEFGMTASTISPDDLKAQTAKDIATLRKIAQQANIKP from the coding sequence ATGAGACTGCTGCGGAGGGCGTTTGCCCTGACTTTGGCCTTGGGCCTCGCGACACCGGCGCTCGCGCAGACGGCCGACGCCAAGTGGCCGACCAAGCCGATCCGCCTGATCGTGCCGTTCGCGGCGGGCGGCGGCACCGACCTGGTGGCGCGTGCGCTGGCCGAGAAGCTCGGCACCGCGCTCGGCCAGACCGTGGTGGTTGACAACAAGCCCGGCGCGTCGGGCATCATCGCGATGGAAGCGGCGCAGAAGGCGCCGGCGGACGGCTATACGCTGGTCCTCGGATCGGCCAGCACCGTCGTCGTCAATCCGGCGGTTTTGCCCGACCTGCCCTACGATCCGATCAAGGACTTCGAGCACCTGGCCGACATCGGCTCGGCCACGGTCGTGATGGTGGCCAGTCCGGACTATCCGGTGAAGGACCTGCGCGACGTGATCGCGCTGGCCAAGGCCAAGCCCGGTGAAGTGAACTACGGGACCTGGGGCAACGGCTCCACCGGCCATCTCTGCGCCGAGATCATCCGCGCCGGCACCGGCATCAACATGACCCATGTGCCCTACAAGGGCGCCGCGCCGGTGCTGAACGACGTGGCGGCGGGCCACATCAAGCTCGGCTTCTCCGACGTTCAGTCGGCGGTGCCGATGGTGAAGTCGGGCAAGGTCAAGGTGGTGGTCTCCTGCACGCGCCGCTCGATCAACTTCCCCGACGTGCCGGGCTTCGTGGAGCAGGGCGTCGATTTCGACTTCGTCTGGCGCTACGACCTGATGGCGCCGATCAACACGCCCAAGCCGATCGTGCAGCGGCTGCACGCCGAGCTGATGAAGATCCTGGCGATGCCCGACATCAAGGCGCGCTGGGCCGAGTTCGGCATGACCGCCTCGACCATCAGCCCCGACGATCTAAAGGCGCAGACCGCCAAGGACATCGCGACCCTGCGCAAGATCGCGCAGCAGGCGAACATCAAGCCGTGA
- a CDS encoding flavin-containing monooxygenase, translating to MAASVQEHAGAIETGIDDCDVVVVGAGFGGLYALHKLREIGLSVRGLEAAPDVGGTWYWNRYPGARCDVPSLFYSYSWSPELRREWRWTNRYAGQDEILRYAQFAADRLDLRKLIQFDTRVAGATFDETSERWIVETDRGSRLRARFVIMATGALSVPNTPDIPGVADFKGEIFHTASWPQEPVSFEGKRVGIIGTGSSGIQAIPMIARAARQLVVFQRTPNFSVPARNRPLTDEDHRSFDDGLEAYLASLEQSDFGRVPPTAFTADVPPRDVQWKHYEKLWQDGGSGGFLKAFPNILVHPDVNEVAADFVRQKIRETVKDPKTAAALSPEGYPFGVKRLCVDTDYFDTYNRPNVELVNLRDEPIEKITADSVETASRHFELDALVFATGFDAVTGALLAVDIRGRGGVTLKDAWSEGPRTYLGLTVAGFPNMFTITGPGSPSVIGNVITNCEYHVDWIAECLTHMRRRNLGTIEPDRDAQTAWGTHVAEVADRTLFPKANSWYLGVNIPGKPRVFMPYIGEGYRTTCKEIVADGYRGFTFGASPGRERAVGK from the coding sequence ATGGCGGCGAGCGTCCAGGAACATGCGGGTGCGATCGAGACCGGCATCGACGACTGCGATGTCGTGGTGGTGGGCGCCGGCTTCGGCGGGCTCTATGCGTTGCACAAGCTGCGGGAGATCGGCCTGTCGGTGCGCGGCCTCGAGGCGGCGCCGGACGTGGGCGGCACCTGGTACTGGAACCGCTATCCGGGCGCGCGCTGCGACGTGCCCAGCCTCTTCTATTCCTACAGCTGGTCGCCGGAGCTGCGCCGCGAATGGCGCTGGACCAACCGGTACGCAGGCCAGGACGAGATCCTGCGCTACGCCCAGTTTGCCGCCGACCGCCTCGACCTGCGCAAGCTGATCCAGTTCGACACCCGGGTCGCCGGCGCGACGTTCGACGAGACGTCCGAGCGCTGGATCGTCGAGACCGATCGCGGTAGCCGCCTGCGCGCCCGCTTCGTCATCATGGCGACCGGCGCCCTGTCGGTGCCCAACACGCCCGACATTCCCGGCGTCGCCGACTTCAAGGGCGAGATCTTCCATACCGCGAGCTGGCCGCAGGAGCCCGTCAGCTTCGAGGGCAAGCGCGTCGGCATCATCGGCACGGGATCGTCCGGCATCCAGGCGATCCCGATGATCGCCCGGGCCGCCCGGCAGCTCGTGGTTTTCCAGCGTACGCCCAACTTCTCGGTGCCGGCGCGCAATCGCCCGCTGACCGACGAGGACCACAGGAGCTTCGACGACGGGCTGGAAGCCTATCTCGCGAGCCTCGAGCAATCCGACTTCGGGCGCGTGCCGCCGACCGCGTTCACCGCCGACGTGCCGCCGCGCGACGTCCAGTGGAAGCACTATGAGAAGCTCTGGCAGGACGGCGGCAGCGGCGGCTTCCTGAAGGCCTTCCCCAACATCCTGGTCCATCCGGACGTCAACGAGGTCGCCGCCGACTTCGTGCGCCAGAAGATCCGCGAGACGGTGAAGGATCCGAAGACCGCGGCGGCCCTCTCGCCCGAAGGCTATCCGTTCGGCGTGAAGCGCCTGTGCGTCGATACCGACTACTTCGACACCTACAACCGCCCCAACGTCGAACTCGTGAACCTGCGCGACGAGCCGATCGAGAAGATCACGGCCGATTCCGTCGAGACGGCATCGCGGCATTTCGAGCTCGATGCGCTGGTCTTCGCGACCGGCTTCGATGCCGTGACCGGCGCCCTGCTCGCGGTCGATATCAGGGGACGGGGCGGCGTCACGCTGAAGGACGCGTGGTCGGAAGGACCCCGGACCTATCTCGGTCTCACCGTCGCGGGCTTCCCGAACATGTTCACGATCACCGGACCGGGCAGCCCGTCGGTCATCGGCAACGTCATCACCAACTGCGAGTATCACGTCGACTGGATCGCGGAGTGCCTGACCCACATGCGACGGCGCAACCTCGGCACGATAGAGCCCGATCGCGATGCGCAGACGGCCTGGGGCACGCATGTCGCCGAGGTCGCCGACCGCACGCTCTTTCCCAAGGCCAATTCCTGGTACCTGGGCGTCAACATTCCGGGCAAGCCACGCGTGTTCATGCCGTATATCGGCGAGGGCTATCGCACGACCTGCAAGGAGATCGTGGCCGACGGCTACAGGGGCTTTACGTTCGGGGCCTCGCCCGGACGCGAGCGGGCGGTGGGCAAATGA
- a CDS encoding SDR family NAD(P)-dependent oxidoreductase, translating to MSSITQQVAVVTGAASGLGRAIAHRFAKQGMRVALWDVDLAGAERIAGEIGASAKAFAVDVTDTQSVRAAWAASKAALGTPSILVNSAGILGPSAGIASYPEEQWHRVLDINLNGTFRCCQAAVPDMVASGYGRIVNIASIAGKDGNPNVAAYVASKAAVIALTKSMGKELATSGVLVNAISPSASETAIFGELTDERRAKLLANVPMARMVRPEEVAELAFWLSSPACSFSTGAVFDISGGRATY from the coding sequence GTGAGCTCCATCACGCAGCAGGTGGCCGTCGTCACGGGTGCGGCCAGCGGACTGGGCCGCGCCATCGCGCATCGCTTTGCAAAGCAAGGCATGCGGGTCGCGCTGTGGGATGTCGATCTCGCCGGTGCTGAGCGTATCGCAGGGGAGATCGGCGCGTCGGCGAAGGCCTTCGCCGTCGACGTGACCGATACCCAGTCCGTGCGCGCGGCCTGGGCGGCGAGCAAGGCGGCGCTCGGCACGCCGTCGATCCTGGTGAACAGCGCCGGCATCCTCGGTCCCTCGGCCGGCATCGCCTCCTATCCCGAGGAGCAGTGGCACCGCGTGCTCGACATCAACCTCAACGGCACGTTCCGCTGCTGCCAGGCGGCAGTGCCCGACATGGTAGCGAGCGGCTACGGCCGCATCGTCAACATCGCCTCGATCGCGGGCAAGGACGGCAACCCGAACGTCGCGGCCTATGTCGCGTCGAAGGCCGCCGTGATCGCGCTCACCAAGTCGATGGGCAAGGAACTCGCGACCTCAGGCGTGCTGGTCAACGCGATCTCGCCCTCGGCCTCCGAGACGGCGATCTTCGGTGAACTCACCGACGAGCGGCGCGCAAAGCTGCTGGCCAACGTGCCGATGGCGCGCATGGTGCGTCCTGAAGAGGTTGCCGAACTGGCCTTCTGGCTGTCGTCGCCGGCCTGTTCCTTCTCGACCGGCGCCGTCTTTGACATCTCGGGCGGTCGGGCGACCTACTGA
- a CDS encoding AAA family ATPase, with protein MAPDTSTATDADAQAALADIERLGGQLRAARASIGKVIYGQQDVIDQTLVALLSGGHLLLIGVPGLAKTKLVDTLGVVLGMEAKRIQFTPDLMPADILGSEVLEESEGGRRTFRFLQGPVFAQLLMADEINRASPRTQSALLQSMQERHVTVAGKRYDLPAPFHVLATQNPLEQEGTYPLPEAQLDRFLLQVDVGYPDEEAERQIMIGTTGAEQAVATQALSPGDLMAAQALVRRLPIGESVVDAILKLVRAGRPEHTDLDVVRQRVAWGPGPRASQAFMLACRARAIIQGRLAPSVDDVVALAGPILRHRMAVNFSARAEGVTVESVIAQMCARLG; from the coding sequence GTGGCCCCCGACACATCGACTGCTACCGACGCCGACGCCCAGGCCGCCCTCGCCGACATCGAACGGCTGGGCGGACAGCTCCGCGCCGCTCGCGCCTCCATCGGCAAGGTCATTTATGGCCAGCAGGACGTGATCGATCAAACGCTGGTTGCCCTCCTGTCGGGCGGCCACCTCCTTCTGATCGGTGTCCCGGGTCTCGCCAAGACCAAACTCGTCGACACGCTGGGCGTCGTTCTGGGTATGGAAGCCAAGCGCATCCAGTTCACGCCCGACCTGATGCCGGCCGACATCCTGGGCTCCGAGGTGCTCGAGGAGAGCGAAGGCGGCCGGCGCACCTTCCGCTTCCTGCAGGGTCCCGTCTTCGCCCAGCTGCTGATGGCCGACGAGATCAACCGCGCCAGCCCGCGCACCCAGTCGGCGCTGCTCCAGTCGATGCAGGAGCGGCACGTGACCGTGGCCGGCAAGCGCTACGACCTGCCCGCGCCGTTCCATGTGCTGGCGACCCAGAACCCGCTGGAACAGGAAGGCACCTATCCGCTGCCCGAAGCCCAGCTCGACCGCTTCCTGCTTCAGGTCGACGTCGGCTATCCGGACGAAGAGGCCGAGCGCCAGATCATGATCGGCACCACCGGCGCCGAGCAGGCGGTCGCTACGCAGGCCCTGTCGCCCGGCGACCTGATGGCCGCCCAGGCGCTGGTTCGGCGCCTGCCGATCGGCGAGAGCGTCGTCGACGCCATCCTGAAGCTGGTGCGTGCCGGCCGTCCCGAACACACCGATCTCGACGTCGTGCGCCAGCGCGTCGCCTGGGGTCCCGGTCCGCGCGCCAGCCAGGCCTTCATGCTGGCCTGCCGCGCCCGCGCGATCATCCAGGGCCGCCTCGCGCCGTCGGTCGACGACGTCGTGGCGCTGGCCGGGCCGATCCTGCGCCATCGCATGGCCGTCAACTTCTCCGCCCGCGCCGAAGGCGTCACCGTCGAGTCCGTCATCGCCCAGATGTGCGCCCGCCTCGGGTAA
- a CDS encoding DUF4159 domain-containing protein has translation MLSLGAFAFAAPGMLALLLALPAIYFLLRLIPPLPKLVRFPAIRLLVGLEPAEQTPMKMPWWLLLLRLLLATALILAVARPLLNPQADLPGRGPLLLVIDDGWSSAPGWATRTAHAERLIQRAERANRPVVLVGTAPAPLDAPAVRRGAMRPDEARTLLRAFRPKPWSTDRTAAATAIDQMQIDPGAYAVWLSDGLEDEGATRLAERLRRFDGLQVLLPDQATTPLLLLPPVAEGRDLKVRALRAAADGPRKTAIQASDEQGRVVARMDLDFAATATQGEGVLAIPPELRNRMARLDIEAQGGAGSTILLDERHRRRPVAILGERATAGNQPLLQEIYFLERALDPYVSLSIGDRESVLTRNTAVLLIPDGAAPSANDREEIAKWVERGGVAVRFAGPNLAAGADNLVPTKLRLGDRALGGIMSWGQPSSLAEFPPNSPFLGIPIPKDVRISQQVLAEPTPDLADKTWARLADGTPLVTAEKRGQGYLVLIHTTANTGWSNMSLSGLFVNMLQRLVTLSRGVAGDGVNKALKPWRTLDGFGRLGAPPAGIQILPPDAVETFQPRPSSPPGLYGDENAQVAFNIGGRIPAPKPLALPSGISTDRLSEGGETDLSKWFLLAALLLLLADLLISLWLRGLLPKAVRFGRAAPAALLLGALVFTSSPDVEAQQPAPPQRPGTAATAPAARPGPPPLTDEQALKGSLDIRLAYIVTGDKEVDDISKAGLEGLSEILRSRTSVEPADPVGLDLERDEPRLYPLIYWPVTSTQPPLSPRAQAALDRYLRTGGIIFIDTRDQHMTFDRPAGGNPDLKRLLAGVETPPLVAMPPDHVLSRAFYLLSDMPGRWQGGKLWIESGGGRVNDGVTTILIGSNDYAGAWATDQRGRGLNPVSPGGETQREMSYRFGVNLVMHALTGNYKDDQVHLPDIMQRLRR, from the coding sequence ATGCTGAGTCTCGGCGCGTTTGCCTTTGCCGCTCCCGGCATGCTGGCCCTGCTGTTGGCCCTCCCGGCGATCTATTTCCTGCTGCGGCTGATCCCGCCGCTGCCCAAGCTCGTGCGCTTCCCGGCGATCCGGCTGCTGGTCGGGCTCGAGCCCGCCGAGCAGACGCCGATGAAGATGCCGTGGTGGCTGTTGCTGCTGCGGCTGCTGCTCGCCACCGCGCTGATCCTCGCCGTGGCGCGCCCGCTGCTGAACCCGCAGGCCGACCTGCCGGGCCGCGGCCCGCTGCTGCTGGTGATCGACGACGGCTGGTCGAGCGCGCCAGGCTGGGCCACGCGCACCGCCCATGCCGAGCGGCTGATCCAGCGCGCCGAACGCGCCAACCGCCCTGTCGTGCTGGTCGGCACCGCGCCGGCGCCGCTCGATGCCCCCGCGGTTCGCCGTGGCGCGATGCGGCCCGACGAGGCGCGCACGCTGCTGCGCGCCTTCCGCCCCAAGCCCTGGTCGACCGATCGCACGGCCGCGGCCACCGCCATCGACCAGATGCAGATCGATCCGGGCGCCTATGCCGTGTGGCTGAGCGATGGCCTCGAGGACGAAGGCGCGACCCGCCTCGCCGAACGCCTGCGTCGCTTCGACGGGCTGCAAGTTCTGCTGCCCGACCAGGCAACGACGCCGCTCCTTCTGCTGCCGCCTGTCGCCGAAGGCCGCGACCTCAAGGTGCGGGCGCTGCGCGCCGCCGCCGACGGCCCCCGCAAGACCGCGATCCAGGCGTCCGACGAACAGGGCCGTGTCGTGGCCCGCATGGATCTCGACTTCGCCGCGACCGCGACGCAGGGCGAAGGCGTGCTGGCCATCCCGCCCGAGCTGCGCAATCGCATGGCCCGCCTCGACATCGAGGCGCAGGGCGGGGCCGGCAGCACTATCCTGCTCGACGAGCGTCATCGCCGCCGGCCGGTCGCCATCCTGGGCGAGCGCGCCACCGCAGGGAACCAGCCACTGCTACAGGAGATCTACTTCCTCGAGCGCGCCCTCGATCCCTATGTGAGCTTGAGCATCGGCGATCGCGAATCGGTCCTGACGCGCAACACCGCCGTGCTGCTGATCCCCGACGGCGCGGCACCGTCGGCCAACGACCGCGAGGAGATCGCGAAATGGGTCGAGCGCGGCGGTGTCGCCGTGCGCTTTGCGGGCCCCAACCTCGCGGCCGGCGCCGACAACCTCGTGCCGACCAAGCTGCGCCTCGGCGACCGTGCGCTGGGCGGCATCATGAGCTGGGGCCAGCCCAGTTCGCTGGCCGAGTTCCCACCCAACAGCCCCTTCCTCGGCATTCCGATCCCCAAGGACGTGCGCATCTCGCAGCAGGTGCTGGCCGAGCCGACGCCCGACCTCGCCGACAAGACCTGGGCGCGCCTGGCCGACGGCACGCCGCTGGTCACCGCCGAGAAGCGCGGCCAGGGCTATCTCGTGCTGATCCACACCACCGCGAACACCGGCTGGAGCAACATGTCTTTGTCGGGCCTGTTCGTGAACATGCTGCAACGTCTCGTGACGCTGTCGCGCGGCGTTGCCGGCGACGGCGTCAACAAGGCGCTGAAGCCGTGGCGTACGCTCGACGGCTTCGGCCGCCTCGGCGCGCCGCCCGCCGGCATCCAGATCCTGCCGCCCGACGCCGTCGAGACCTTCCAGCCCAGGCCCTCCTCCCCGCCCGGCCTCTATGGCGACGAGAACGCCCAGGTCGCCTTCAACATCGGCGGCCGCATTCCCGCGCCGAAGCCGCTGGCGCTGCCGAGCGGCATTTCGACGGACAGGCTCTCGGAAGGCGGCGAGACCGATCTTTCCAAGTGGTTCCTGCTGGCGGCGCTCCTGCTGCTGCTCGCCGACCTGCTGATCTCGCTGTGGCTGCGCGGCCTGCTGCCCAAGGCCGTCCGCTTCGGCCGCGCCGCACCGGCCGCACTCCTTCTCGGCGCTCTCGTCTTCACGAGTTCACCCGACGTTGAGGCGCAGCAGCCCGCTCCGCCGCAACGTCCCGGCACGGCGGCGACGGCGCCGGCGGCAAGACCCGGCCCGCCACCGCTCACCGACGAGCAGGCACTGAAGGGCTCGCTCGACATCCGCCTCGCCTACATCGTCACCGGCGACAAGGAAGTCGACGACATCAGCAAGGCCGGGCTCGAAGGGTTGAGCGAGATCCTGCGCAGCCGCACCTCGGTCGAGCCGGCCGATCCGGTCGGCCTCGATCTCGAGCGCGACGAACCGCGCCTCTATCCGCTGATCTACTGGCCCGTGACCTCGACGCAGCCGCCGCTGTCGCCGCGCGCGCAGGCCGCGCTCGACCGCTACCTGCGGACCGGCGGCATCATCTTCATCGACACGCGCGACCAGCACATGACGTTCGATCGTCCGGCCGGGGGCAATCCCGATCTCAAGCGCCTGCTGGCCGGCGTCGAGACGCCGCCACTGGTCGCCATGCCGCCGGACCATGTGCTGAGCCGGGCGTTCTATCTTCTGTCGGACATGCCGGGCCGCTGGCAGGGCGGAAAGCTCTGGATCGAGTCGGGCGGCGGCCGCGTCAATGACGGCGTGACCACCATCCTGATCGGCTCCAACGACTATGCCGGCGCCTGGGCCACCGACCAGCGCGGCCGCGGCCTCAATCCGGTTTCGCCGGGCGGCGAGACGCAGCGCGAGATGTCGTACCGTTTCGGCGTCAACCTCGTGATGCATGCCCTGACCGGCAACTACAAGGACGACCAGGTTCACCTGCCTGACATCATGCAGAGGTTGAGGCGATGA
- a CDS encoding DUF58 domain-containing protein, with protein MASPSTLHRSLELAGTLPALMVAADRVAATVIQGVHGRRRVGQGDAFWQYRPYRDGDSASQIDWRQSARSRHLFVRETEWEAAASIWLWRDASPSMQYASLKNIDTKAVRAELLTLAVASLLADAGERVAVLGGGMRPASGRVAVRRVAETLLDESRDTTRTPASLPPMVPLPAHGTIVLVSDWLDPLEKIEEIIRYYASVGVRGHLVQILDPAEEELPFDGHVKFEGLEAEGQHTIRRVEAVRAAYGARLAAQKEGLNRLARPANWTVHLHRTDRSPQTVLLSLYLAMADMGRLNMA; from the coding sequence ATGGCTTCGCCTTCAACCCTCCATCGGTCGCTCGAACTCGCCGGCACGCTGCCCGCTCTGATGGTGGCCGCCGATCGCGTCGCCGCGACCGTCATCCAGGGCGTGCACGGGCGTCGTCGCGTCGGCCAGGGCGATGCCTTCTGGCAGTACCGGCCCTATCGCGACGGCGACAGCGCGAGCCAGATCGACTGGCGCCAGAGCGCGCGCAGCCGGCATCTGTTCGTGCGCGAGACCGAATGGGAGGCCGCCGCCAGCATCTGGCTGTGGCGCGATGCGTCGCCCTCGATGCAGTACGCCTCGCTCAAGAACATCGACACCAAGGCGGTGCGCGCCGAACTCCTCACGCTGGCCGTCGCCAGCCTGCTGGCCGATGCCGGCGAGCGCGTCGCCGTGCTGGGCGGCGGCATGCGCCCCGCCTCCGGCCGCGTCGCGGTGCGGCGCGTCGCCGAGACCCTGCTCGACGAAAGCCGCGATACCACGCGCACGCCGGCCAGCCTGCCGCCGATGGTGCCACTGCCCGCCCACGGCACGATCGTGCTGGTGTCCGACTGGCTCGACCCGCTCGAGAAGATCGAGGAGATCATCCGCTACTACGCCAGCGTCGGCGTGCGCGGCCATCTCGTGCAGATCCTCGATCCCGCCGAGGAAGAGCTGCCGTTCGACGGTCATGTGAAATTCGAGGGCCTCGAAGCCGAGGGCCAGCACACGATCCGCCGGGTCGAGGCCGTGCGCGCCGCCTATGGCGCGCGACTCGCCGCCCAGAAGGAAGGCCTCAACCGCCTGGCGCGGCCGGCCAACTGGACGGTGCATCTGCATCGCACCGATCGCTCGCCGCAGACCGTGCTTCTGTCGCTTTACCTCGCTATGGCCGACATGGGTCGGCTGAACATGGCCTGA
- a CDS encoding VOC family protein gives MSRLFGPVRQNGYVVRDIEAAMAHWIDVLKVGPWFYIDRVKTDWFRHRGQDSPLELSVALANAGDLQIELIQQRNDAPSMYKEFLDSGREGLQHLAFWSTDYQALYDRALSLGYTMGHEGQIGGERGRFAYFDTGAPSGAFAGTVVEISDISGSKGRFFDHVRKCALGWDGTDPIRPVR, from the coding sequence ATGAGCCGCCTGTTCGGCCCGGTCCGCCAGAACGGCTATGTCGTGCGCGACATCGAGGCCGCGATGGCGCACTGGATCGACGTGCTCAAGGTCGGCCCGTGGTTCTACATCGATCGCGTGAAGACCGACTGGTTCCGCCATCGCGGACAGGACTCGCCCCTCGAACTCAGCGTCGCGCTCGCCAATGCCGGCGACCTGCAGATCGAACTGATCCAGCAGCGCAACGACGCGCCGTCGATGTACAAGGAGTTCCTCGATTCCGGCCGCGAGGGTCTGCAGCACCTGGCCTTCTGGTCGACCGATTACCAGGCCCTGTACGACCGGGCACTCAGCCTCGGTTACACGATGGGCCATGAAGGCCAGATCGGCGGCGAACGCGGCCGCTTCGCCTACTTCGACACGGGGGCACCATCTGGCGCTTTTGCCGGCACCGTCGTGGAGATCTCCGACATCAGCGGGAGCAAGGGCCGCTTCTTCGACCATGTGCGGAAATGCGCGCTCGGTTGGGACGGTACCGATCCGATCCGTCCTGTGCGCTAG
- a CDS encoding LacI family DNA-binding transcriptional regulator, giving the protein MAEIVSKATIRDVARTAGVSVGSVSRALNGGKNVSARVARDVAAAAEKLGYQPDFLARSLRTRTTGMVGCLVSDVANPLYASIVQAAEARLRDAGLLMVVANTVNDPARERAMVAAFRSRRLDGILVAPGSDENDRAWCELAAGGAPVVILDRDVPQDEGSPWPAVLVDHREGARTATRYLIGLGHRRIALLTPGARMRPGRERIAGFHAAFAEADIDPAGAEICLQESSMDFAQGDALALLQRERRPTAIIALGTRILAGALRAARDLRLSIPADLSVIAVGDTDLAAVHTPAITALRWSLEDVGRAAAELLLQRLKGASGEGQSRALLPVDLVLRESCGPPKTT; this is encoded by the coding sequence ATGGCAGAAATCGTTTCCAAGGCCACGATTCGCGACGTTGCGCGGACCGCCGGGGTGTCGGTCGGATCGGTGTCGCGCGCGCTGAACGGCGGCAAGAACGTCAGTGCCCGGGTGGCGCGCGACGTGGCCGCGGCGGCGGAGAAGCTCGGCTACCAGCCGGATTTCCTGGCGCGCAGCCTGCGCACGCGCACCACCGGCATGGTCGGCTGTCTCGTCTCCGACGTCGCCAATCCGCTCTACGCCAGCATCGTGCAGGCGGCCGAGGCGCGGCTGCGCGACGCCGGCCTGCTGATGGTCGTCGCCAACACCGTGAACGATCCCGCGCGCGAACGGGCGATGGTCGCCGCCTTTCGCAGCCGTCGCCTCGACGGGATCCTGGTCGCGCCGGGCAGCGACGAGAACGACCGGGCATGGTGCGAACTCGCCGCCGGCGGCGCGCCAGTCGTCATCCTCGATCGCGACGTGCCTCAAGACGAGGGTTCGCCGTGGCCTGCGGTGCTGGTCGATCATCGCGAGGGTGCTCGGACGGCGACCCGCTACCTGATCGGTCTCGGTCATCGCCGCATCGCCCTGCTGACGCCGGGCGCCCGCATGCGGCCGGGACGCGAGCGCATCGCGGGCTTCCACGCGGCCTTCGCCGAGGCCGACATCGACCCGGCGGGCGCCGAGATCTGCCTCCAGGAATCGTCCATGGATTTCGCCCAGGGCGATGCGCTCGCGCTGCTGCAACGCGAGCGGCGCCCGACGGCGATCATCGCGCTCGGCACCCGCATTCTGGCCGGTGCGCTGCGCGCCGCCCGCGACCTCCGGCTTTCCATCCCGGCAGACCTGTCGGTAATCGCGGTGGGCGACACCGATCTCGCCGCCGTGCACACGCCGGCGATCACGGCCCTGCGCTGGAGCCTGGAAGATGTCGGTCGCGCGGCTGCCGAGCTGTTGCTGCAACGGCTGAAAGGCGCTTCGGGCGAGGGACAGTCGCGGGCGTTGCTTCCGGTCGACCTCGTGCTGCGGGAGTCCTGCGGGCCGCCGAAGACGACGTAA
- a CDS encoding pirin family protein, whose product MIELRPFEKLGKSDHGWLKANFHFSFADYRNQDRVHWGALRVWNNDRIAPQSGFPPHPHRDMEIVTYVIKGAITHKDHLGNEGRTEAGQIQVMSAGSGIQHAEYNMEQAETELFQIWILPNKQGVPARWETVQFPADARDGRLVPLASGRGDDGAIPLYADGSLMAGTVKAGQSTRQTLNGKPAYLVPAKGRIEVRGSDGTVVTANARDGVAVVDQDEIEIVALEDAEIVLVETDRLN is encoded by the coding sequence ATGATCGAGCTCAGACCCTTCGAGAAATTGGGCAAGTCGGACCACGGCTGGCTCAAGGCCAACTTCCACTTCAGCTTCGCGGACTACCGCAATCAGGACCGTGTCCACTGGGGCGCGCTGCGCGTCTGGAACAACGACCGGATCGCGCCGCAGTCGGGCTTCCCGCCGCACCCTCACCGCGACATGGAAATCGTGACCTATGTCATCAAGGGCGCGATCACGCACAAGGACCATCTCGGCAACGAGGGCCGGACCGAAGCGGGCCAGATCCAGGTGATGAGCGCGGGCAGCGGCATCCAGCACGCCGAGTACAACATGGAGCAGGCCGAGACCGAGCTGTTCCAGATCTGGATCCTGCCCAACAAGCAGGGCGTGCCGGCGCGCTGGGAGACGGTGCAGTTCCCCGCCGACGCGCGCGACGGTAGGCTGGTGCCGCTGGCTTCGGGGCGCGGCGACGACGGGGCGATCCCGCTCTATGCCGACGGCTCGCTGATGGCCGGTACGGTGAAGGCGGGCCAGTCGACCCGGCAGACGCTGAACGGCAAGCCCGCCTATCTCGTGCCCGCCAAGGGCCGCATCGAGGTCCGCGGCAGCGACGGCACGGTCGTGACGGCCAATGCCCGCGACGGCGTGGCGGTCGTCGACCAGGACGAGATCGAGATCGTGGCACTCGAGGATGCGGAGATTGTGCTGGTCGAAACGGACCGGCTGAACTGA